A window of Pyrobaculum aerophilum str. IM2 contains these coding sequences:
- a CDS encoding MBL fold metallo-hydrolase: MEIITKYLEGIPLITSYILDVGGVRLVIDPGPASLHTPLSVDAVICTHIHLDHCGSAGHLKKPTYVHERYVRHVVDPSKLFESSRAVLGLFAEKFGRPLPNEQAVGVSDGARLFDAIDAVHTPGHAPHHVTYSYRDTGVLFVGDGGGVYIPELKAIIPTTPPPFKLDVYLQSLNKVLGLGASAVCFPHYSCTGDVEILRRHIEQVKTWVEVLRDRLDRPVDDALRELSKADENVAKVLAAGGLYLEFYLKFSVLGFVEYLRSQSSSS, from the coding sequence ATGGAAATAATTACAAAATATCTGGAGGGAATTCCTCTAATTACTTCATATATCCTTGATGTGGGCGGCGTGAGGCTGGTAATAGATCCAGGCCCGGCGTCTCTCCACACGCCTCTTTCAGTAGATGCGGTTATCTGTACTCACATACACCTTGACCACTGCGGATCTGCGGGGCATTTAAAAAAACCGACGTATGTTCACGAGCGCTATGTGAGACATGTAGTTGACCCCTCGAAGTTGTTTGAGTCAAGCAGAGCCGTGTTAGGGCTGTTTGCGGAGAAATTCGGCCGCCCGCTTCCAAACGAACAAGCTGTGGGCGTTAGCGACGGCGCCCGGCTCTTTGACGCAATAGACGCCGTCCATACGCCGGGACATGCGCCGCATCACGTAACGTATTCCTACCGCGACACGGGGGTGCTCTTCGTGGGAGACGGAGGCGGAGTCTACATCCCGGAGCTCAAGGCGATAATCCCCACCACTCCGCCTCCCTTTAAGCTCGACGTGTATTTACAGTCGCTTAATAAAGTATTGGGCCTTGGGGCTAGTGCCGTTTGCTTCCCCCACTATTCATGTACTGGCGATGTGGAGATCTTGAGGCGGCACATAGAACAGGTAAAGACGTGGGTTGAAGTGCTAAGGGACAGGCTGGACCGGCCGGTAGACGACGCTTTGAGGGAGCTTTCAAAAGCCGATGAAAACGTGGCGAAAGTCCTCGCGGCGGGAGGCCTTTATCTAGAGTTCTACTTGAAGTTCAGCGTCTTGGGGTTTGTGGAGTATTTGAGATCTCAGAGCTCCTCCTCGTAG
- a CDS encoding protein-tyrosine phosphatase family protein, with product MAKIECPYWITPRLAGSCMPGRGDIEKWAELGVKTVVSLAEAWEIEYYGRWGLLELRKTLMNKGMKWIHWPTPDGYPPRKLDELVELLKEEAAKGSVVVHCVGGIGRTPTVLAAYLIATRCMKADDAIREVERVNPAVSLTDQQYYALLEIEVTYRDKCREARA from the coding sequence GTGGCTAAAATAGAGTGTCCGTATTGGATCACGCCGAGACTTGCGGGCTCCTGTATGCCTGGAAGGGGGGATATAGAGAAGTGGGCTGAGCTCGGGGTGAAGACAGTAGTGTCGCTGGCAGAGGCTTGGGAGATAGAGTACTACGGGAGGTGGGGGCTGTTGGAACTGCGGAAAACCCTCATGAATAAGGGGATGAAGTGGATACACTGGCCAACGCCTGATGGATATCCGCCGCGTAAACTCGACGAGTTAGTGGAGTTATTAAAAGAGGAGGCAGCAAAGGGCTCTGTGGTGGTGCACTGCGTCGGCGGCATTGGAAGAACGCCGACAGTACTCGCGGCGTATTTAATAGCCACAAGGTGCATGAAGGCAGATGACGCCATAAGAGAGGTGGAGAGGGTAAATCCCGCAGTTTCTCTGACTGACCAACAGTACTACGCCCTATTAGAAATTGAAGTGACGTATAGAGACAAATGTCGGGAGGCCCGGGCATAA
- a CDS encoding cytochrome c biogenesis protein, producing the protein MRGLAAALILTAFLVALQIGQLQFTDVTSAQEFSQALRDGPVLIYIHQPNCEGCNDLKTQVFTQEQVANALKGVNLISIDLAKFLIRSVDVVADGQVYIYSNDVLRAQKASGKQSVPVIGTPTIIMGFVKNGTIHATLIMIGAAPADTFVKLVEMAYAAPETAAQTAQPVKPSVSPGLFLQIIASFAAGVASVFSPCVLPVLTIAATTYLTRRKFSLVLAGMALSFSLIATVVAAVASWAGEVANTVLYAVGGAVLIAMGSILTVERLNRAFVMWASRFQTSAYKASKISVGAVGDLALGASLGAVWTPCIAPFFGAVVVANLITAAVTGNYLALFFATLAYAAGLAVMIYALIALVRKGAAKAAKSIKWSRWGRRAEYAVGILSLVLGVLLLGEALGLGTFSTVFKI; encoded by the coding sequence ATGAGGGGCTTGGCCGCGGCGTTAATCCTCACGGCATTTCTCGTAGCGTTGCAAATTGGGCAGTTGCAATTTACAGATGTGACTTCTGCGCAAGAGTTTTCACAAGCCTTGAGGGACGGCCCTGTGTTGATATACATCCACCAGCCGAATTGCGAAGGCTGTAACGACCTAAAGACCCAAGTCTTTACCCAGGAGCAGGTGGCCAACGCCCTTAAAGGCGTTAATTTAATCTCAATTGACTTGGCTAAATTCCTAATACGTAGCGTAGATGTGGTGGCAGACGGACAAGTGTATATATATAGCAACGACGTGTTGCGCGCACAAAAGGCCAGCGGCAAGCAGAGCGTTCCTGTTATAGGGACTCCCACGATAATCATGGGCTTTGTCAAAAACGGGACTATACACGCCACTCTCATAATGATTGGGGCCGCGCCTGCGGATACCTTTGTGAAATTAGTGGAAATGGCGTACGCCGCCCCGGAGACAGCCGCGCAGACTGCGCAGCCCGTCAAACCTAGCGTGTCGCCAGGCCTGTTCTTACAGATAATTGCCTCATTTGCCGCCGGCGTCGCCAGCGTATTTTCGCCATGTGTACTGCCAGTGCTCACCATTGCCGCAACTACTTATTTAACCCGGCGTAAATTCTCCCTAGTACTCGCCGGCATGGCCCTCTCCTTCTCCCTCATAGCCACTGTGGTGGCCGCAGTGGCCTCTTGGGCCGGGGAGGTGGCGAATACCGTGTTGTACGCAGTGGGAGGAGCGGTGTTAATAGCCATGGGCAGCATACTAACAGTAGAGCGGCTCAATAGGGCATTTGTAATGTGGGCCTCGAGATTTCAGACATCGGCTTATAAAGCGTCTAAAATAAGCGTCGGCGCTGTTGGGGATTTGGCGCTTGGCGCCTCTCTAGGCGCCGTTTGGACTCCGTGTATTGCGCCGTTCTTTGGAGCGGTGGTAGTGGCGAATTTAATTACGGCGGCGGTCACGGGCAATTACCTAGCCCTCTTTTTCGCCACGCTGGCCTACGCCGCAGGCCTCGCGGTAATGATCTACGCATTAATCGCCTTGGTGAGAAAAGGCGCGGCCAAAGCCGCCAAGAGCATTAAGTGGAGCAGGTGGGGAAGGCGGGCTGAATACGCCGTGGGTATCTTGTCACTAGTCCTTGGGGTTTTACTATTAGGGGAGGCCCTGGGGCTTGGCACTTTCTCCACTGTGTTCAAGATTTAA
- a CDS encoding MBL fold metallo-hydrolase, which yields MNVERVIVGPLATNSYIVCEREECVVIDPGAEGDRIMRQLGRKSLVAVVATHLHFDHVGAVARLVEATGAEFYAHSDDWRIYKSLNQIAEDWGFAVPELPTPRGLGSRVWRLEVLHTPGHTPGSISLVGDGFVFTGDALFYRSVGRTDLPYGDWEALVQSVCRLYGLPPSFQVYPGHGPETTIGAEARGNPFINADICLGGRHSRLY from the coding sequence ATGAACGTTGAGAGAGTCATCGTTGGGCCGCTGGCCACGAATTCGTACATTGTGTGTGAAAGAGAGGAGTGCGTAGTGATAGATCCAGGGGCTGAGGGGGATAGGATTATGAGACAGTTAGGGCGGAAATCGCTTGTGGCAGTTGTCGCCACACACTTGCATTTCGACCACGTAGGCGCTGTGGCGCGTTTAGTTGAGGCGACCGGCGCCGAGTTCTACGCCCACTCAGACGACTGGCGCATATACAAAAGTCTTAATCAAATCGCCGAGGACTGGGGCTTCGCCGTGCCTGAACTACCGACGCCGAGAGGCCTCGGGTCCCGCGTCTGGAGGCTTGAAGTACTCCACACGCCGGGGCACACCCCCGGCTCTATATCTCTTGTGGGCGACGGGTTTGTATTCACGGGAGACGCCCTTTTCTACAGGTCTGTGGGGAGGACTGACTTGCCTTACGGAGACTGGGAGGCCTTAGTACAATCAGTGTGTAGGCTGTACGGGCTGCCGCCCTCTTTTCAGGTCTACCCAGGCCACGGCCCTGAGACGACAATCGGCGCCGAGGCGAGGGGCAACCCGTTTATAAATGCCGACATTTGTCTAGGCGGGCGACACAGCAGGCTTTATTAA
- a CDS encoding NAD(P)/FAD-dependent oxidoreductase encodes MKAVILGGGIAGVFTAHFLKERGFEVVGIGGEVTYPLASLVLTTSMPFREDVELARRSLEIYRRFAEPREVVSVDILPRWVDLSNISHIPHEVVDRVDGVRLSPDEIAVITKDYLIPVRAIVSSLRKALKFSNSYGFLKADGRRVYVIADGRRIEGDVIVLAAGYRNSIIAREAGIELPLAPYECYAVAFIVGRKVWRYSIGDYVLGWYGRPTMPPIYIAGNGCGKYGEGSPPNYTKRMANLISQRIGTAIPLFLKVGYCEVGPHGGPLYGKHPLFDNLYILGGFNGYGSMVGPALAERLADLLEGRGIDDEFRIERAPKAQFDPCQVAERHDWGAVLLRNT; translated from the coding sequence GTGAAAGCGGTAATACTCGGCGGAGGCATTGCCGGTGTTTTCACTGCGCACTTTCTCAAGGAGAGGGGGTTTGAGGTGGTGGGCATAGGCGGCGAAGTGACTTACCCCCTTGCCTCTTTAGTGTTAACTACGTCTATGCCGTTTAGAGAAGATGTGGAGCTGGCGCGGAGAAGCCTCGAGATTTATAGAAGGTTCGCAGAGCCCAGAGAGGTAGTTTCTGTAGATATACTGCCCCGCTGGGTAGATCTCTCCAACATAAGCCACATACCCCACGAAGTTGTTGACAGGGTAGATGGAGTTAGACTTAGCCCAGACGAAATCGCGGTGATTACAAAAGACTACCTCATCCCCGTGAGGGCAATTGTCTCATCACTGCGTAAGGCCCTTAAGTTCTCTAACTCATATGGATTTCTTAAGGCAGACGGACGGCGGGTATACGTAATTGCCGATGGTAGGAGAATTGAGGGAGATGTGATTGTCCTCGCCGCCGGTTATAGAAACAGTATCATAGCCAGAGAGGCGGGCATTGAACTCCCCCTGGCCCCCTATGAGTGTTACGCAGTGGCGTTTATAGTAGGGCGGAAGGTGTGGCGCTACAGTATTGGCGATTACGTACTGGGGTGGTACGGAAGGCCGACAATGCCGCCGATTTACATAGCGGGGAATGGCTGCGGGAAATACGGCGAGGGGTCGCCCCCCAATTATACAAAGAGAATGGCGAATTTAATATCACAACGAATAGGAACGGCCATCCCCCTTTTCTTAAAAGTGGGATATTGCGAAGTGGGGCCTCACGGCGGTCCGCTATATGGGAAACACCCGCTTTTCGACAACTTGTACATATTAGGCGGGTTTAACGGATACGGCAGCATGGTCGGCCCCGCGTTGGCCGAACGCCTAGCGGATTTATTAGAGGGCAGGGGGATAGACGACGAGTTTAGGATTGAGAGGGCGCCGAAGGCCCAGTTTGATCCTTGTCAAGTGGCTGAGAGACACGACTGGGGAGCCGTTCTGCTACGTAACACTTAA
- a CDS encoding ribbon-helix-helix domain-containing protein: protein MSKEREKMVLISFHVPRSYVEVLDELVRMGVYPSRSEAIRAALRELLGKYKPDGI from the coding sequence GTGAGTAAAGAGCGAGAGAAAATGGTATTGATCTCCTTTCACGTGCCCCGATCCTACGTGGAAGTTCTTGACGAATTAGTAAGGATGGGAGTCTATCCGAGTCGTAGCGAGGCTATAAGGGCGGCGCTCAGAGAGCTCCTGGGCAAATACAAGCCCGACGGAATTTAA
- a CDS encoding DMT family transporter yields the protein MLGAISAFIATLAFSINAPLAYAAFKRGVSSQTLVAIRNVIAFIILLPLADFKISLSTLLVVMLSALLGPGLGDYAYFKAIAQSGVATAVTIGYTYIFTTQIFATALGVEHPRALTIIGALLAFIGIYIALGGRPRGLGVLYGVLASISWGAASAALGAASKDASPFTIAVIRSAVLAPLFSLFSNFSEAKKGGIIYAALSGVVGLALGSTAFIYAMSQIGVAATVIATSLTPILSQLLDRAVNKATIYPKHILGATLVGLGTAISMTNN from the coding sequence ATGCTCGGCGCGATCTCGGCGTTTATAGCCACTCTCGCCTTTTCTATAAACGCCCCTTTGGCATATGCCGCATTTAAAAGAGGAGTGTCATCGCAGACTCTTGTTGCAATTCGCAATGTAATTGCTTTTATAATTCTGCTACCGCTGGCGGACTTTAAAATAAGCCTATCTACTCTCCTCGTCGTGATGCTATCAGCGCTTTTAGGCCCGGGGCTGGGGGATTACGCGTATTTCAAGGCCATTGCCCAGAGCGGAGTGGCCACGGCGGTAACTATTGGGTATACGTATATCTTCACTACTCAAATTTTTGCAACTGCTCTAGGCGTAGAGCACCCAAGGGCCTTAACAATCATAGGGGCTTTGTTGGCTTTTATAGGCATTTATATAGCCCTGGGCGGGAGGCCGCGGGGACTTGGCGTGTTATACGGAGTCTTGGCGTCAATCTCGTGGGGCGCGGCGTCGGCGGCGCTCGGCGCCGCCTCTAAGGATGCAAGCCCCTTCACAATAGCAGTGATTAGATCGGCCGTATTGGCGCCTCTCTTCTCTCTATTTTCTAATTTTAGCGAAGCGAAAAAGGGCGGGATTATATACGCCGCTTTATCAGGCGTCGTCGGCTTGGCGCTTGGATCGACGGCTTTTATATATGCCATGTCGCAAATAGGCGTAGCCGCTACTGTAATAGCCACTTCTCTAACGCCTATTTTATCCCAGCTATTGGACAGAGCCGTTAACAAAGCAACGATATACCCTAAACATATATTAGGAGCAACATTAGTGGGATTAGGGACTGCCATTAGCATGACGAATAACTAG
- a CDS encoding Sec-independent protein translocase subunit TatA/TatB encodes MYLFVGVQEMILILIALVIILIWGPSKLPALARGMGEAIREFRRAASGVEEHKREEKKEEIDQKIIEMARSLGISTEGKTKEQILDEINKKLAELKKS; translated from the coding sequence ATGTATCTATTCGTAGGCGTGCAGGAAATGATTTTAATCCTAATAGCACTTGTGATTATACTGATCTGGGGGCCTAGCAAACTACCAGCTCTAGCTAGAGGTATGGGAGAAGCGATTAGAGAGTTCAGAAGGGCGGCGTCTGGAGTAGAGGAACATAAACGCGAGGAGAAGAAAGAGGAAATAGATCAGAAGATTATCGAAATGGCAAGATCGCTTGGCATATCAACTGAGGGTAAAACCAAAGAGCAGATTTTAGACGAGATAAACAAAAAACTAGCGGAGTTGAAAAAATCATAG
- the tatC gene encoding Sec-independent protein translocase TatC, translating into MIDRPPRDKEMPIWEHLAELGQRLKRVLIASLIVFLIMWLPAPLTGAGNPLTTVLFNVDLYRPFGYWLFYQSIEPIVTELNKTTRIQIVLIWGQVWNPLASVVYSSAYITALIVFPYFVYEMWKYIKPALYPHEERAVKKYLGGSLILFYLGNLFSIYVIFPAVFRFTANFATILGLSQIVDISSVVNTWITLALMSGVIFETPVVMAILSEICVLNPYSVQEYRPVVYAAALILIAVITPDPTVVSTILLFIPFILLFELGLVFSKRIFKRCPEFQRPR; encoded by the coding sequence GTGATCGATAGGCCGCCGCGCGACAAAGAGATGCCAATCTGGGAGCACCTTGCCGAGTTGGGACAACGCCTAAAGAGAGTTCTCATAGCTTCCCTCATAGTCTTTTTAATCATGTGGCTACCTGCCCCCTTGACAGGAGCCGGCAATCCCCTTACTACAGTTCTTTTTAACGTTGATTTATATAGGCCATTTGGCTACTGGCTCTTCTATCAATCAATTGAGCCCATTGTAACAGAGTTGAATAAGACTACAAGAATACAGATAGTTCTTATATGGGGCCAAGTGTGGAATCCGCTTGCCTCTGTGGTGTATTCCTCTGCGTATATAACGGCGTTGATAGTATTCCCCTATTTTGTATATGAAATGTGGAAATATATAAAGCCAGCATTATACCCCCATGAGGAGAGAGCAGTAAAGAAATATCTGGGGGGATCACTCATCTTGTTTTATCTCGGCAATTTGTTCAGTATATACGTCATTTTTCCCGCTGTTTTTCGGTTCACAGCTAATTTCGCCACTATATTGGGGTTGTCTCAAATCGTTGACATCTCATCGGTGGTTAATACTTGGATTACTCTAGCCCTCATGAGCGGGGTTATATTTGAAACCCCTGTGGTTATGGCAATACTGTCTGAAATATGTGTGTTAAATCCATATTCAGTCCAGGAATATAGACCTGTTGTATATGCTGCAGCTCTAATCCTTATCGCAGTGATCACTCCAGATCCTACTGTCGTATCAACCATTCTTCTATTCATACCATTTATACTTCTCTTCGAGCTAGGTTTAGTATTTAGCAAGCGTATATTCAAGAGGTGTCCAGAATTTCAAAGGCCGCGGTAA
- a CDS encoding MFS transporter produces MWFFLAPVLPAILREFRVDPAYAGLLPAAFIIGAAVTQIPASYLGAVYGHDKVAGLGMLIFGVSSALLPLSPSWEWLLLLRAVGGVGAGLFFSTAGAVLIALRPRAVGSALGWYNASFNIGAFVGYYWGFVASAIGWRAAIALPGLLSAALGVLLLRGVGIKTSTSISRSALIYGLASFPFWGAVYAANNLTATWLHLFKGISEDLAGALSSAAMISGFFGGFVGRLYDRVKRKTYLLIGAPILAALGYITIPSAPLEVIPILVFLYGISFNAYITSVYTTASKRAENPASALAIINVLNMALGLHFSYAFSWLMTQWAKAPWLMLSALALLSAFSTYIVINRLKIY; encoded by the coding sequence ATGTGGTTTTTCCTCGCGCCAGTACTCCCGGCTATTTTAAGGGAATTCCGCGTAGATCCAGCTTACGCCGGGCTTCTCCCCGCCGCGTTTATTATTGGCGCCGCAGTTACGCAAATTCCGGCGAGTTATTTAGGGGCTGTGTACGGCCACGACAAAGTTGCCGGTCTTGGGATGTTAATCTTCGGCGTATCCTCGGCCTTGCTACCGCTATCTCCCAGTTGGGAGTGGCTTCTTTTGCTAAGAGCAGTGGGCGGCGTCGGCGCTGGGCTCTTCTTCTCAACGGCCGGCGCTGTGTTAATCGCCTTGAGGCCAAGGGCTGTGGGCTCGGCCCTGGGCTGGTATAACGCGTCGTTTAATATCGGCGCTTTTGTCGGCTATTACTGGGGCTTTGTGGCCTCTGCCATTGGCTGGAGGGCTGCCATTGCCCTTCCAGGCCTCTTATCCGCGGCTCTCGGCGTCTTACTGCTCAGAGGCGTCGGCATAAAGACCTCTACTTCTATAAGCCGTAGCGCTTTAATTTACGGACTGGCCTCATTCCCCTTTTGGGGCGCAGTGTATGCCGCCAATAACCTCACAGCCACGTGGCTACACTTATTTAAAGGGATTAGCGAGGATTTAGCCGGGGCTCTCTCCTCGGCCGCCATGATATCGGGATTCTTCGGCGGGTTTGTGGGCAGGCTGTACGACAGAGTTAAGAGGAAAACCTATCTCCTCATTGGAGCGCCCATATTGGCGGCGCTTGGATATATAACAATTCCCAGCGCCCCTTTGGAGGTTATTCCCATTTTGGTGTTTTTATACGGCATTTCCTTTAACGCCTATATTACCTCTGTATATACTACTGCGTCAAAGAGGGCGGAGAATCCGGCATCAGCCTTAGCGATAATCAACGTATTAAATATGGCTCTGGGGCTCCACTTTAGCTACGCCTTCTCTTGGCTCATGACGCAATGGGCTAAAGCCCCGTGGCTTATGTTATCCGCCCTTGCCCTTCTTTCAGCTTTTTCTACATATATAGTTATAAATAGGTTAAAGATTTATTAA
- the arcC gene encoding carbamate kinase, which translates to MKVVIALGGNAFNKPGEPINQDAHLKNIEAAAKIIQRIVQEGHQVVVTHGNGPQVGYFAELQRDSQAFKLDAINALTQGLLGYLIVSALDKALGRGRSAALVTRVEVDCSDPAFKTPTKYIGPIYSEEEAKKLGVMYGWQFKQDPRGGWRRVVPSPTPLRIVEIDIIKRLADAGYVVVAAGGGGIPVCENTGVEGVVDKDLASSLLAIEWKADLLIILTDVDGVYLNFKKPGQRKLDAVRVDELEKYYAEGHFPPGSMGPKVLAAINFIRNGGKRAAIGALEEGYEVFKGVRGTQIIP; encoded by the coding sequence GTGAAAGTGGTTATCGCCCTTGGGGGCAACGCCTTCAATAAACCCGGCGAGCCGATAAACCAAGACGCCCATTTGAAAAACATAGAGGCGGCGGCGAAAATAATTCAGAGGATTGTACAAGAGGGGCATCAAGTGGTGGTAACCCACGGCAACGGCCCCCAAGTGGGGTATTTCGCAGAGCTTCAGCGAGATAGCCAAGCTTTTAAGCTCGACGCCATTAACGCCTTGACACAGGGACTGTTGGGCTACCTCATTGTATCTGCGCTGGATAAGGCGCTCGGGAGGGGGAGATCTGCGGCGTTAGTCACAAGAGTAGAGGTGGACTGTTCCGATCCAGCGTTTAAGACTCCGACGAAATACATAGGGCCTATTTACTCTGAGGAGGAGGCTAAGAAACTCGGCGTAATGTACGGCTGGCAGTTTAAACAAGACCCGCGCGGCGGATGGCGGAGAGTAGTACCGTCTCCCACGCCGCTGAGGATAGTAGAAATCGATATAATCAAGCGGCTGGCCGACGCCGGTTATGTAGTGGTGGCTGCTGGCGGCGGCGGAATACCCGTCTGCGAAAATACAGGCGTCGAGGGAGTTGTGGACAAGGACTTGGCCTCTTCCCTCCTCGCAATTGAGTGGAAGGCCGATTTACTCATAATTTTAACTGACGTTGACGGCGTTTATCTCAATTTCAAAAAGCCCGGCCAGAGGAAGCTGGACGCCGTCCGCGTTGACGAGCTTGAGAAGTACTATGCCGAGGGCCATTTCCCGCCTGGCTCAATGGGTCCAAAGGTGCTCGCCGCAATTAACTTCATACGCAACGGCGGGAAGAGGGCGGCTATTGGGGCATTGGAAGAGGGCTATGAGGTCTTTAAAGGGGTGCGGGGAACTCAGATTATCCCCTAG
- the hisS gene encoding histidine--tRNA ligase translates to MSGLPDHLRRPVRGMRDWLPPQYYALRHMEEVLCKVAESFGYRRVETPVVEHFEVLAKKAGQDVINEIYYFKDKAGRDLGLRFDMTVPVARVLSYNLELPRPVRWYYFTKVFRYDEPQHGRYREFYQFGVELVGSSSPRADAEVIQLLIASLEAAGASNFYVRINDRRAVDKLLEHLGVAPYRDIIYKALDKKLKLPREDVIKIMTGGGVSKEIAEEIYNTATEITIQEAVELLYKLDKALGASYEKIVKYLEASVPMERLKFDMSIVRGLDYYTGIVFEAFVGEYKLAVGGGGRYDDLLELYSGVKTPALGFAIGVERLMEAVGIQNVERPLDYYIYIFDDDAYKYAAAVAKKLRTEGYSVVVELGEKGLKDAFEYALKVGARHIIIIGRKELEKGVIKVRDLEKRIEVEKPLSQFLA, encoded by the coding sequence ATGAGCGGCCTGCCTGATCACTTGAGGAGGCCAGTGCGCGGGATGCGGGATTGGTTGCCTCCGCAGTATTACGCTTTAAGGCACATGGAAGAGGTTTTGTGTAAAGTGGCCGAGTCCTTTGGGTATAGGCGCGTGGAGACGCCTGTGGTAGAACACTTTGAAGTACTGGCGAAAAAGGCCGGGCAAGACGTCATTAATGAGATATATTACTTCAAGGACAAGGCCGGGAGGGATTTAGGCCTCCGGTTCGACATGACGGTGCCCGTGGCCAGAGTCCTTTCATATAACTTAGAACTGCCAAGGCCAGTGCGTTGGTACTACTTCACAAAAGTCTTTAGATACGATGAGCCGCAACACGGGAGATATCGCGAGTTTTACCAATTCGGCGTGGAGCTAGTCGGCTCCTCCAGCCCCAGGGCCGACGCCGAGGTAATTCAATTATTAATCGCATCGCTTGAGGCGGCCGGCGCCTCTAACTTTTACGTGAGGATAAATGACAGGAGAGCTGTTGACAAACTGCTTGAACACCTCGGCGTTGCGCCGTATAGAGATATTATATATAAAGCGCTTGACAAAAAGCTCAAACTGCCGCGCGAAGACGTGATTAAGATAATGACAGGGGGTGGGGTATCTAAGGAAATCGCCGAAGAGATATACAACACGGCCACTGAAATTACTATTCAAGAAGCTGTTGAGCTGTTGTATAAACTTGACAAGGCGTTAGGGGCTAGTTATGAAAAAATTGTGAAGTACCTGGAGGCGTCGGTCCCGATGGAAAGGCTTAAATTCGATATGTCAATTGTAAGGGGGCTGGATTACTACACTGGAATAGTCTTCGAGGCCTTTGTGGGGGAGTACAAACTCGCCGTCGGCGGCGGCGGGCGTTACGACGATCTCCTGGAGCTGTACAGCGGGGTGAAAACCCCGGCGCTGGGATTTGCCATAGGCGTAGAGAGGCTAATGGAGGCGGTGGGAATACAGAACGTGGAAAGGCCGCTGGACTACTACATATATATTTTTGATGACGACGCCTATAAATACGCGGCAGCGGTTGCAAAAAAACTGAGGACAGAGGGCTATAGCGTCGTGGTAGAGTTAGGAGAAAAAGGTCTAAAAGACGCCTTTGAATACGCGTTAAAAGTCGGGGCTAGACACATAATAATTATTGGCCGAAAGGAGTTAGAAAAGGGAGTTATCAAAGTTAGAGACTTAGAGAAAAGGATTGAAGTAGAGAAGCCTCTTTCCCAATTCCTCGCCTAG
- a CDS encoding saccharopine dehydrogenase family protein codes for MRILLLGCGHIGRYVYESLSQRHEVVVVDKAKNCPAAVPQDALEVEVKGYDLVINALPGNVAYKASKRALEAGVDVVDISFYAEDPFSLHDVAVKNGARYVPDAGVAPGLSNVLAGRIVADLGRVDELGIYVGGIPQRPVGPLGYSITWSPLDLIEEYTRPARIKKGGQIISVDPLGDVELIHSPIGVLEAFYTDGLRTLLRTLDVPNMYEKTLRWPGHVEKIRLIRDLGFMEEEGEPPPRLITAKLLSRLKFDVQDVVYMRVVGTRGEKKIQYEVLVKPRGNWTAMQVATGSVAVGMLYVIKDLDPGVTPPENIGLSNRLFPRLIAVVKQQGVDVVQEAVERRAL; via the coding sequence GTGAGGATATTGCTATTGGGCTGCGGGCACATAGGGAGATATGTCTACGAATCTCTGTCTCAAAGACACGAGGTAGTAGTTGTGGACAAGGCAAAGAATTGCCCCGCCGCCGTCCCTCAAGACGCGTTGGAGGTGGAGGTAAAGGGGTACGACCTTGTAATTAACGCCTTGCCGGGAAACGTCGCATATAAGGCGTCGAAAAGGGCATTAGAGGCGGGTGTTGACGTCGTGGACATTTCATTCTACGCCGAGGATCCCTTTTCACTACATGATGTGGCTGTTAAAAACGGGGCGAGATACGTGCCAGACGCCGGGGTGGCGCCGGGGCTTAGCAACGTCCTCGCGGGCAGAATTGTGGCCGATTTGGGGCGAGTCGACGAGCTGGGGATATACGTCGGCGGCATACCCCAGAGGCCAGTGGGGCCCCTCGGTTACTCAATTACGTGGAGTCCCCTTGATTTAATTGAGGAATACACCAGGCCCGCCAGGATCAAGAAGGGGGGTCAAATCATATCAGTGGACCCGCTAGGCGATGTAGAGCTTATTCACTCGCCTATTGGCGTGCTCGAGGCTTTCTACACCGATGGGTTGCGCACTTTGTTGAGGACTCTAGACGTCCCTAATATGTACGAGAAAACTCTGAGGTGGCCCGGCCACGTGGAGAAAATACGGCTTATCCGCGATTTGGGCTTTATGGAAGAGGAGGGCGAGCCGCCCCCCCGGCTAATTACTGCAAAACTTCTGTCAAGGCTTAAATTCGACGTGCAAGACGTGGTGTACATGAGGGTTGTGGGAACGCGCGGGGAGAAGAAGATACAATACGAGGTGCTTGTCAAGCCTCGCGGCAATTGGACGGCTATGCAAGTCGCCACGGGGAGCGTGGCGGTGGGCATGCTATATGTGATTAAAGACCTAGATCCCGGGGTCACTCCTCCCGAGAATATAGGGCTGTCTAATAGGCTATTTCCAAGGCTTATAGCTGTTGTGAAACAACAAGGTGTTGACGTAGTTCAAGAAGCCGTGGAGAGGAGGGCGTTATGA